A segment of the Geoglobus ahangari genome:
CGGAGATCCAAAGCTCCTCACCGTGAGGGCAGTTGAGGTTATCAGGGGAGCGGATGAGGTCATAGTTCCGGGGAAGCTTGCAGAGAGGGTTGTGAGGGAGTACAGGAGAGATGTGAGGGTTGTGGAGTTCCCGATGGGGAGGGCAGACGAGGTTGTTGCCGAGCTGTCTGAGGAGCTTGCAGAGAGGTGTATCAGCGAGGACGTGGCCTTCTGCGCTCTCGGTGATGTTATGTTCTTCTCGACGTTTCAGGACATCTTCCGGGAGGTGAGGAGGAGAAATCCATCAGCCCCGGTGGAGATGATTCCGGGGGTTCCGAGCTTCACTGCCGTGTTCTCGAAAATCGGAGTCTTTGTGGACGCGCCCCTCAGAATGGTGACTCAGGACGAGTGGGAGGAGAGGTTTGTTGTGGTCATGAAGGCCAAAAATAGCGGAGAAATCGCAGAGAAACTCGAAGAACTCGGTTTCAGGGTTGTTGAGGCTGAGAAGATGTACATGGATGGGGAGTACATAGGGAAGCCGAAGGAGAAGTCGTCCTACTTCACGCTTGTGGTGGGGTGGAGATGAAGGTGCACTTCGTGGGCTTTGGCCCGGGAGACCCGGAGCTACTGACGGTTAAAGCCTACAGGCTCCTGAAGGAGGCGGACCTGATAATCTACCCCGGCTCCCTCATTGACGAGGAGTTCCTGTCCGATTTTGAGGGGGAGAAGGTGAGCAGCTACGGCATGAGCCTTGAGGAGATCGCTGACCTGATCGAGGAGGCCGTAAAAAGTGGCAGGAGGGTCGTCAGGGTTCAGAGTGGGGATCCGAGCATTTATGGGGCTATAAACGAGCAGATACACGAGCTCAGGAAGAGGGGGATTGAGGTGGAGGTTGTTCCGGGTGTCAGCAGCATCTTCGCATCTGCCGCAGCCCTGAAGAGCGAGCTCACCTCTCCGGACATTCCGAGCGTTGTTATAACCAGACCCGCCGGAAAAACGCTTGAGAAGGATGAGATTGAGG
Coding sequences within it:
- a CDS encoding precorrin-2 C(20)-methyltransferase, with amino-acid sequence MLYGVSIGPGDPKLLTVRAVEVIRGADEVIVPGKLAERVVREYRRDVRVVEFPMGRADEVVAELSEELAERCISEDVAFCALGDVMFFSTFQDIFREVRRRNPSAPVEMIPGVPSFTAVFSKIGVFVDAPLRMVTQDEWEERFVVVMKAKNSGEIAEKLEELGFRVVEAEKMYMDGEYIGKPKEKSSYFTLVVGWR
- a CDS encoding cobalt-precorrin-4/precorrin-4 C(11)-methyltransferase gives rise to the protein MKVHFVGFGPGDPELLTVKAYRLLKEADLIIYPGSLIDEEFLSDFEGEKVSSYGMSLEEIADLIEEAVKSGRRVVRVQSGDPSIYGAINEQIHELRKRGIEVEVVPGVSSIFASAAALKSELTSPDIPSVVITRPAGKTLEKDEIEEFARTNSTLVILLGIDRIEDIARRVARIRGEDEPVAVVYRASRDDEVVIVGTLGDIAEKVREAGIRRTATIIIGRAIKQARRSVLYA